The Chloracidobacterium sp. genome contains the following window.
TGTTCCCTCACTCTCCTCAATGAAAGCCAACCTTTCCTCAAAATATAATGTCACCGGCATCGGAATATTTCCGATCATTTTTGTCGCAATTTCGCTCGCAGCAATTGCAGCGTCCTTCGTTTTGGCAAATTCAGTACAAGACTACGGGATAAAATCCCGCGGATTTTCCGCGATCATCGTTGTATATTTGTCGGTCTGTTTCGCCGTTCATTTCTTGAGCTTTCGAAGTTTGGCTGATCGGTCGATAGCGTCGTTTGATCAAAGTGCTGAAGATCGGATCGACGAACAACTCAAGGGAATCGAGGAAGCGGGCGAGTATTTTCGCGGTTCACTTAAGTCGGGAGATGTCTTTCGGCTGGTTTCAAGCCGGGCAAATCAACTTCTGCCGTTTACCGGCAGTGCTTTGTTCGTGGTGGACAAAGCGGTCAGAAGCTTTAAGTCGGTCCACGCTCAGGGCGAAAATGCCGAAAAGTTGACGAACATCGAAACTCCGCTCGATGCCGGACTGGCCGGGCGATGTTTTGAAAGCCGAATGGTGCAGATCGAGCGTGGGGTGAGCGGGTTTAACGAATTGATCCCAGTCGAAGCCCTGTCCGGATTTCGGTCAGCGGCGGCGATCCCGTTAGTTCGAAGCGGCGAAGTGTTTGCCGTTATAACGCTTTATTCGGACTCGCGGACCGCGTTTGACGGAAGTGCCATTACGACGCTCGAAGCGATTGGCGAACGCATCGCTCCTTTAGTCCTGAGTTCGCTGTCATTTGAGCAAAGCCTGTCGAACGCTCTTACTGACCCGGTAACCCATTTGCCGAATGAAAGGGCTTTTCACCTGATACTTGAAAATCAGATCGCCGAGACACAACGGAATCCGGAAAACCGCCCGCTCACGGTGCTGGCACTCGATATTCGAGAATTTGACCAATTTAATCTGAAATACGGACACGTCGCGGGGGATCGCGTGTTGTCGTTGGTCGCGAACACCGTCAAATCACAATTGCGCCAAATGGACTTCTTTGCCCGTGCGTCGAACGATGAATTTTTCGCAATTTTGCCTACGGCAAACGAGGCAATAGCTCACGAGGTGATTTCTCGTATCAATACCTCGCTTTTTACGACTACGTTCTTTGTTAACGATCACGAGACGATCTCGCCGGTACTAAGTTATGGCATCGCATCTTTTGGAGCGGACGGAGAGACCTCAGACCTATTGATGCTGGCGGCCCGGTTGCGAAAAGAACAGGCCAAGGCAAGTACTCCTAGGAAAGTACTATGGTTTCCAAAGGAAGCGATCAATTGACCTTGATCGGGAATATATCAAGTCTAAGATCAGGAATGGCCGGGCAAATGTTCGGTCATTTTCCTTTTATGTATGGTAAATTGAAGTTGATATGGCAACAATAACTTTCTACGGGGGAGTCGGAACTGTAACTGGGTCGAAGTACTTGATAGAGCACAACGGCAAGCGTGTTCTCGTCGATTGTGGCCTCTTTCAGGGCTTAAAAGAGCTGAGAGAACGCAACTGGCAAGATCCGCCGTTTATGCCCTCTGAGATCGACGCCGTGATCATCACGCACGCTCATATAGACCACACCGGCTTTCTACCACGGGTCGTGAAGCTCGGATTTAACGGTCCCGTATTTACATCTCGGGCGACCGGCGATCTTTTGCGAATACTCTTACCGGATTCAGCCAGACTCCAGGAAGAGGAAGCTGATTACCGTAACCGACACGACCTTACGTCCCACGCGCCTGCGTTGCCGCTTTATGACGAAATGGACGCAAGGGCAACGCTGGGGCTTCTAAAACCGGTTTCGAATGATGGCGTCGCAATAAATAT
Protein-coding sequences here:
- a CDS encoding GGDEF domain-containing protein, giving the protein MKANLSSKYNVTGIGIFPIIFVAISLAAIAASFVLANSVQDYGIKSRGFSAIIVVYLSVCFAVHFLSFRSLADRSIASFDQSAEDRIDEQLKGIEEAGEYFRGSLKSGDVFRLVSSRANQLLPFTGSALFVVDKAVRSFKSVHAQGENAEKLTNIETPLDAGLAGRCFESRMVQIERGVSGFNELIPVEALSGFRSAAAIPLVRSGEVFAVITLYSDSRTAFDGSAITTLEAIGERIAPLVLSSLSFEQSLSNALTDPVTHLPNERAFHLILENQIAETQRNPENRPLTVLALDIREFDQFNLKYGHVAGDRVLSLVANTVKSQLRQMDFFARASNDEFFAILPTANEAIAHEVISRINTSLFTTTFFVNDHETISPVLSYGIASFGADGETSDLLMLAARLRKEQAKASTPRKVLWFPKEAIN